From the Ctenopharyngodon idella isolate HZGC_01 chromosome 3, HZGC01, whole genome shotgun sequence genome, one window contains:
- the LOC127510181 gene encoding interferon-induced very large GTPase 1-like: protein MEAVGLASEGALLIDSGLSTEENRFLLLNLQKENNNFERPGQYLKWEKREREKEHLFHRLHLDRHANNLRVADILQLTACSLQSHESCAEEELIQTFIQKLLMMNYKARYIKTKESDEEDHTQQRDNDFSDDEGDIFKAMSLSNKEKTQSERIHSMDVQMAMFHCVDSFLKQLMVTKLSQCQYALPLLVPDPVTHQIEFPLWTFRQINKSWKIKKQNNETIKFQPVYKAETPMVFFFRFNSVSSSKSELMNSLINEKHNTFFHRNCPGSSRTRVLMDGVVEIAWFCPSGTYDDKFNDCVAFCNLHGDAGDHEKQLEILTEMASVNVVLLPQLHRNDRSAAIIQNLFRNKKPLICLFTEEESTVIETRKWKFKIGLKDRNQSDVTEELRRVINYCLLESSSTFRLEDVSKHSDISVDEEDDDDCRKGREAAQQMMSLLEKKDLTEIKESFLPCQGKLWHQWSQKNKELHRNQAYDTEIDISKKHTEMKKIRQNQYESGINKFMMFFIKEINLHAENKMYFLKWLGIFLDDYISQDISVLHHRYDEKWSVVVKLKENDNKPEQLKVEETELEKISGELQAVAFGLEHIMREIGQIYESCSSVKKNKKDLQVHFSSLPSLAAEMMISGFPLELMDGDAAHVPLIWISAVLDELFQKLGDQRVFVLSVLGLQSSGKSTMLNAMFGLQFAVGAGRCTRGAFMQLVRVSGEMKTQIEFDYILVVDTEGLRALELAGRSTRHHDNELATFVVGIGNLTLINIFGENPSEMQDILQIVVQAFMRMKKVRLNPSCVFVHQNVSDITAGDKNKEGRKRLQDTLDKMTKLAAEEEVFDAECFSDVIRFDARNDVKYFAQLWEGSPPMAPPNPKYCENIQQLKKTIMSQASKSHGMKLNNFKDRIKDLWEALLKERFVFSFRNSLEVTAYRKLETKYSKWTWSLRCAMMETENKLHNKIENEAIHEVEETDLQRELKKTSEEVEKSMSEFFEKDTDADILIQWKTSFEIKIKELQDNIVRETKRKLNEILQQREIKKKIDAQRTHHENTLYEKSKELALKLKAKAKDEETLKKELDLFWNLSVKKIITDTQISFKDIDMLRDVKLLLIDIYESAPVDHRKEGSEYNDIFTLRSYGEYVIFNTKRNDTKSMSVKSVLKKIQKSFGLTQNPNSDDQIRLLVNDVIQQTDKMIQSFNISKMGYNISYIQQLIDYIKRRVKEHQEGSVEYEFKNEFFIDLVYSICKRANKIITDQHRMFKEANDPVIYFGKKKEEYYRILQKYCHGATSTAIFGEIICQKLKEPIEQSVYKKTARDLADEMRSNCESLNGNRSNLEKHILKTLAEEENFYKYMNYIYNPKDHFKSFIRDEVSRYINGKFSVSVLPKMKENIKLLQQKIIEAAHESTEHVQVNSGEVGLWLKSFTQQLSDVLIFSEKDLSGVKHDDVDDFNLLEDVIRQELPAIMSDIHSRFNTDTFCANLDNKLRPDELLFDHFCQCCWVQCPFCGAICTNTIESHPGDHSVPFHRVTGLNGWFHNNTTNLSTEICTSAVASSTIYFYPNDSNNKVLWKDYKSAGRKYEDWSITPDLSELPYWKWFVCKFQNQLEKHYKKTFEEKGKIPEEWRKYSKQDAFESLDKYI, encoded by the exons ATGGAAGCTGTGGGCTTGGCCTCTGAAGGGGCCCTGCTCATAGACtctggtctctcaactgag GAAAATCGTTTTTTGTTATTGAATTTACAGAAGGAAAACAACAACTTTGAAAGGCCAGGTCAATACCTGAAGTGGGAAAAGCGTGAAAGAGAAAAGGAGCATCTATTTCACAGACTTCATCTTGACAGGCATGCCAACAATCTGAGAGTTGCAGACATTCTTCAATTAACTGCATGTTCATTACAATCCCATGAATCTTGTGCTGAAGAGGAGCTGATTCAAACTTTCATACAAAAACTACTGATGATGAACTATAAAGCAAGATACATTAAAACTAAAGAGAGCGATGAGGAAGATCACACACAACAAAGAGACAATGACTTTTCTGACGATGAAGGTGATATATTCAAAGCAATGTCTTTGtctaacaaagaaaaaactcaATCTGAGCGAATTCACTCAATGGATGTTCAGATGGCCATGTTTCACTGTGTTGATAGTTTCCTGAAACAGCTGATGGTGACTAAACTGTCCCAGTGTCAGTACGCTCTGCCTCTGCTTGTTCCTGATCCAGTCACACATCAGATTGAGTTTCCTCTCTGGACATTCAGACAAATCAACAAGAGCTGGAAGatcaaaaaacagaacaatgaaaCCATTAAATTCCAGCCAGTCTACAAGGCAGAAACTCCAATGGTATTTTTCTTCAGGTTTAACTCTGTGTCTTCATCTAAGTCTGAATTGATGAACAGTCTGATCAATGAGAAACACAACACGTTCTTCCACAGGAACTGCCCAGGCAGCAGCAGAACCAGAGTACTGATGGATGGAGTGGTGGAGATCGCCTGGTTCTGCCCCTCCGGAACATATGATGATAAATTCAATGACTGTGTTGCGTTCTGTAATCTACATGGTGATGCAGGAGACCATGAGAAACAGCTGGAGATCCTCACTGAAATGGCCTCAGTCAATGTTGTTCTTCTACCACAACTTCACAGGAATGATAGAAGTGCAGCAATAATCCAAAACCTTTTCAGGAACAAAAAGCCACTGATTTGTCTTTTTACTGAGGAGGAATCTACTGTAATTGAGACAAGGAAATGGAAATTCAAAATTGGTTTGAAAGACAGAAATCAGTCAGATGTAACTGAAGAACTAAGAAGAGTTATAAATTATTGTCTCTTAGAATCATCTTCCACTTTCAGACTTGAGGATGTATCCAAACACTCAGACATCAGTGtagatgaggaagatgatgatgacTGCAGGAAAGGAAGAGAAGCAGCACAACAGATGATGAGTTTACTGGAGAAGAAAGATCTGACAGAAATCAAAGAATCATTTCTGCCCTGTCAGGGGAAACTATGGCATCAATGGAGTCAGAAGAACAAAGAACTACATCGAAATCAAGCATATGACACAGAAATAGATATTAGTAAAAAACACACTGAAATGAAGAAAATTCGTCAAAACCAATATGAATCTGGCATCAACAAGTTTATGATGTTctttattaaagaaataaactTACATGCTGAGAATAAGATGTATTTCCTTAAATGGCTTGGAATCTTCTTGGATGACTATATCTCACAGGATATTTCTGTTCTTCATCACAGATATGATGAAAAGTGGTCAGTGGTTGTAAAACTGAAAGAGAATGATAATAAACCTGAACAACTCAAAGTTGAAGAAACTGAACTTGAAAAAATATCTGGAGAACTTCAAGCTGTAGCCTTTGGGTTGGAGCACATCATGAGGGAGATCGGTCAGATCTATGAATCATGTTCATCTGTGAAGAAGAACAAGAAAGATCTGCAGGTTCACTTCTCTTCTCTTCCGAGTCTTGCAGCAGAGATGATGATCTCTGGATTTCCACTGGAGCTGATGGATGGAGATGCTGCTCATGTTCCTCTGATCTGGATCTCTGCTGTTCTAGATGAACTCTTCCAGAAACTGGGAGACCAAAGAGTCTTCGTGCTGTCAGTTTTAGGGCTTCAGAGCTCTGGGAAATCCACCATGCTGAATGCCATGTTTGGACTCCAGTTTGCCGTCGGTGCTGGCAGGTGCACCAGAGGAGCTTTCATGCAGCTGGTCAGAGTGTCAGGCGAGATGAAAACACAGATTGAATTTGACTATATTCTGGTTGTTGATACTGAGGGTCTTCGTGCTCTAGAACTGGCTGGAAGATCAACAAGACATCATGACAATGAATTGGCCACATTTGTTGTTGGAATTGGGAATCTGACCTTGATCAACATATTTGGAGAAAACCCATCTGAGATGCAGGACATTCTTCAGATTGTAGTTCAGGCCTTCATGAGGATGAAGAAGGTCAGACTGAATcccagctgtgtgtttgtgcatcagAACGTTTCAGACATCACAGCTGGAGATAAAAATAAGGAGGGAAGGAAACGACTACAGGATACACTGGATAAGATGACAAAACTTGCTGCTGAGGAGGAAGTCTTTGATGCAGAATGTTTCAGTGATGTCATTAGATTTGATGCACGGAATGATGTGAAGTATTTTGCTCAGCTCTGGGAGGGCAGCCCACCCATGGCACCACCAAACCCAAAATACTGTGAGAATATTCAACAACTAAAGAAAACTATTATGTCTCAAGCCTCAAAATCACATGGAATGAAGCTTAACAACTTCAAAGATCGTATTAAAGATCTCTGGGAGGCTTTACTGAAGGAACGATTTGTCTTCAGCTTCAGAAATTCTCTGGAGGTCACAGCCTACAGGAAACTGGAGACAAAATATAGCAAGTGGACCTGGAGTCTTCGCTGTGCCATGATGGAAACTGAGAACAAACTAcacaacaaaatagaaaatgaagcAATTCATGAGGTTGAGGAAACTGATCTTCAAAGAGAACTGAAAAAGACAAGTGAGGAAGTGGAGAAATCTATGTCTGAATTCTTTGAGAAAGACACAGATGCAGATATACTGATTCAGTGGAAaacgtcatttgaaatcaaaatcaaagaGCTTCAGGACAACATTGTCAGAGAAACAAAGAGGAAATTAAATGAGATTCTTCAACAgcgagaaataaagaaaaaaatagatgcTCAGAGGACACATCATGAAAACACTCTTTATGAAAAGAGCAAAGAACTTGCCTTAAAACTCAAAGCTAAAGCAAAAGATGAAGAAACACTGAAGAAAGAGTTGGATTTGTTTTGGAATCTGAGTGTTAAGAAGATCATCACAGACACTCAGATTTCATTCAAAGACATTGACATGTTGAGAGATGTGAAACTCCTTCTCATTGACATCTATGAAAGTGCTCCTGTAGACCACAGGAAAGAGGGCAGTGAGTACAATGatattttcacactgaggaGTTATGGCGaatatgttatttttaacaCAAAACGTAATGACACCAAAAGTATGTCTGTAAAGAGTGTTCTTAAGAAAATTCAAAAATCATTTGGATTAACTCAAAATCCAAATAGTGATGATCAAATACGGTTATTAGTCAATGATGTTATTCAGCAGACAGACAAAATGATTCAgtcatttaacatttcaaagatGGGCTACAACATCAGCTACATTCAACAACTCATAGATTACATCAAGAGGAGAGTAAAAGAACATCAGGAAGGATCTGTGGAATATGAGTTCAAGAATGAATTCTTCATTGATTTGGTTTATTCCATCTGTAAGAGAGCAAACAAGATAATCACAGACCAACACAGAATGTTCAAGGAAGCCAATGATCCTGTAATATATTTtgggaaaaagaaagaagagtaCTACAGAATATTACAGAAATACTGTCATGGAGCAACATCAACTGCAATTTTTGGTGAGATCATCTGTCAGAAACTGAAAGAGCCCATTGAGCAGAGTGTCTACAAGAAGACTGCAAGAGATCTGGCAGATGAAATGAGATCAAACTGTGAATCACTAAATGGAAACAGATCAAATCTGGAGAAACACATCCTGAAGACACTTGCAGAAGAGGAGAATTTTTACAAATACATGAACTATATTTATAATCCCAAAGATCACTTCAAGAGTTTCATCAGAGATGAAGTCAGTCGGTACATCAATGGTAagttcagtgtcagtgttttacCAAAGATGAAGGAGAACATTAAACTCCTGCAGCAGAAGATCATTGAAGCAGCACATGAATCTACTGAACATGTTCAAGTGAACAGTGGAGAGGTTGGTTTGTGGTTGAAGAGTTTCACACAGCAGCTCTCAGATGTGCTTATCTTCTCTGAAAAAGACCTCAGTGGAGTGAAACATGATGATGTTGATGATTTCAACCTCCTTGAAGATGTGATAAGACAAGAACTTCCTGCAATAATGTCTGATATCCACAGCAGATTCAACACAGATACATTTTGTGCAAACCTAGACAATAAATTGAGGCCAGATGAGCTTCTGTTTGATCACTTTTGTCAGTGCTGTTGGGTTCAGTGTCCATTCTGTGGAGCCATCTGCACCAACACTATAGAAAGCCATCCTGGAGATCACAGTGTTCCTTTCCACCGTGTTACTGGCCTGAATGGGTGGTTTCACAACAACACAACAAACTTGTCTACTGAAATCTGCACATCAGCAGTAGCAAGCAgcactatatatttttatcccAATGACTCAAATAATAAAGTGCTCTGGAAAGATTATAAAAGTGCAGGACGAAAATATGAAGACTGGAGCATCACTCCTGATCTCTCTGAACTGCCCTACTGGAAGTGGTTTGTGTGCAAATTCCAGAATCAGCTTGAGAAGCACTACAAGAAAACATTTGAGGAGAAGGGTAAGATCCCAGAAGAATGGAGAAAATACTCAAAACAAGATGCTTTTGAGAGTTtggataaatacatttaa